Proteins co-encoded in one Zygotorulaspora mrakii chromosome 5, complete sequence genomic window:
- the CDC27 gene encoding anaphase promoting complex subunit CDC27 (similar to Saccharomyces cerevisiae CDC27 (YBL084C); ancestral locus Anc_7.412) → MLFGMDGSTHAGVGADEFTAMEGGCLGMIGKLQECIQRAISQLNYETAVFLSELLYAECYPLDKCHMYRLDSIYLYALSLYMNEDYHTAFDVVKEFKSSNHTGVSFVFARCCLKLSTNLNDAIASLSSIINRKPSVTTTTNSNSSLISIPNTATINCLLGKLFNKQDKMQESALHHSEALNSDPYLWESFTALCRMKVKIDLRKLYSVMNNEPQNVGASASRFKSRFNISKPQSKPQSTAPPYKLFGSNSTSSSSTSQQQQQQQQQQQQQQHQFSLGVPQTSIKGQPTGSLLSKANVIVSTNGLSPSSSMQSVSANPSTLGKSSRNKLLVTPPSKLLNTTNFKTPRNNSIQGSGINKKTERFLSLKSESSKIKNNVNLLLSSSESPASLQELMFSFARILKASSQFDSYRAIRLLESILPSNIKERMPWCQAQLGKLHFEIVNYGMSLVHFNKLRQLQPTRVEDMEIFSTLLWHLHDKVNLSHLSNELVELQSNKPQTWCCLGNLFSLQRDHEEAIKYFEKATEKDVTFAYAYTLQGHEHSSNDSIDTAKNCYRKAIACDPQHYNAYYGLGMCCMKLGQYQEALLFFEKARNINPVNVILICCCGVALEKLSYQEKALQYYELACELQPSSSLAKFKKAHLLYSMARYSVALENFEELEKLAPDEATVHFLLGQLYQIMGRKKDAYRQFTIAMTLDPKGNTLIVDALTKCHSEE, encoded by the coding sequence ATGTTATTTGGCATGGATGGTAGCACACACGCGGGCGTTGGTGCTGACGAATTTACAGCCATGGAAGGCGGCTGTTTGGGAATGATCGGCAAATTGCAGGAGTGCATTCAGAGAGCTATATCACAGTTGAACTATGAAACAGCTGTATTCTTGTCCGAATTACTGTATGCTGAATGTTATCCTTTAGATAAGTGCCACATGTACCGTTTGGATTCGATTTATCTTTACGCGCTATCGTTGTATATGAATGAAGATTACCATACAGCTTTCGATGTTGTGAAAGAATTCAAGAGTTCCAATCATACAGGCGTCtcctttgtttttgctCGCTGCTGTTTAAAACTCTCCACCAACTTGAATGACGCAATAGCGAGCCTATCGAGTATCATCAATCGAAAGCCTTCAGTGACTACGACTACGAATTCGAACAGCAGTTTGATATCTATTCCAAATACTGCGACGATTAACTGCTTGCTTGGGAAGTTATTCAATAAACAGGATAAAATGCAAGAGAGCGCGCTACACCATTCAGAAGCATTGAATTCGGATCCCTATTTATGGGAGTCTTTCACGGCTTTATGCCGAATGAAAGTTAAGATAGATTTGAGGAAGCTCTACTCGGTTATGAATAATGAACCTCAGAATGTGGGAGCAAGTGCCAGCAGGTTTAAGTCGAGGTTTAATATTTCTAAACCTCAATCTAAGCCGCAATCGACGGCACCGCCGTATAAGCTATTTGGGAGTAATTCGACGTCGTCTTCGTCAACATctcaacaacaacaacagcaacagcaacagcaacagcagcaacagcatcaGTTTTCTCTTGGAGTGCCACAGACTTCGATCAAAGGGCAGCCAACTGGATCATTGCTAAGTAAAGCCAATGTTATAGTATCTACTAATGGGCTTTCCCCCTCATCGTCAATGCAGTCTGTATCAGCAAATCCAAGCACTCTGGGCAAATCGAGCAGAAACAAATTATTAGTTACACCACCCTCAAAATTGCTCAACACTACTAATTTTAAGACCCCAAGAAATAATTCAATTCAGGGAAGTGGTAttaacaaaaaaactgaGAGATTTTTAAGCTTGAAGTCTGAATCTAGTAAGATCAAAAACAACGTGAATCTGTTATTATCTTCCTCCGAGTCGCCTGCATCTCTTCAAGAGCTCATGTTCAGTTTTGCCAGGATACTGAAAGCATCTTCTCAATTTGATTCTTACAGAGCAATTAGACTATTGGAATCCATACTTCCATCTAATATCAAGGAGAGAATGCCGTGGTGCCAGGCTCAGTTAGGCAAATTGCATTTCGAAATTGTCAATTATGGAATGTCTTTGGTGCATTTTAACAAACTGCGACAGCTTCAACCAACGAGAGTAGAAGACAtggaaatattttcaactttACTATGGCATTTACATGATAAGGTTAATCTTTCACATCTATCAAATGAGCTTGTAGAACTTCAATCAAACAAGCCACAAACATGGTGCTGCCTAGGAAACCTGTTTTCATTACAAAGGGACCATGAGGAAGctataaaatattttgagaaagcTACTGAAAAGGACGTAACGTTTGCTTATGCGTATACATTGCAAGGCCATGAacattcatcaaatgatTCTATAGACACAGCTAAAAACTGTTATCGAAAGGCTATTGCCTGTGATCCTCAGCATTACAATGCTTACTATGGCCTGGGAATGTGTTGTATGAAGCTGGGCCAATACCAGGAGGCTCTCctgttttttgaaaaggcgCGAAATATAAATCCAGTGAACGTAATTTTAATATGCTGCTGCGGGGTTGCATTGGAGAAATTAtcatatcaagaaaaagcaTTACAGTACTATGAATTAGCATGCGAATTACAACCAAGTTCATCATTGGCGAAATTCAAGAAGGCGCATTTGCTTTACTCCATGGCCCGCTACAGTGTTGCACTGgagaattttgaagagttAGAAAAGCTGGCGCCGGATGAAGCAACtgttcattttttattggGCCAATTATATCAAATAATGGGAAGGAAAAAGGATGCTTACAGACAGTTTACCATAGCAATGACTTTAGATCCGAAGGGCAATACTCTCATAGTGGATGCCCTTACAAAGTGCCACTCAGAGGAATAG
- the LSM4 gene encoding U6 snRNA complex subunit LSM4 (similar to Saccharomyces cerevisiae LSM4 (YER112W); ancestral locus Anc_7.410) — protein sequence MLPLYLLTNAKGQQMSIELKNGEVVEGELTNVDNWMNLTLSNVTQYESTGESGVKTTEVYLRGTYIKYIKMSDSIIDQVKQQINSNHGNANGGNRRNNKYNNAGSGPGQNGNYRRNNQNRKPYNSNAGNQRRYNQHPRQQQQYQQQGAQSNGTGGYVQQHQSLNSNVEF from the coding sequence ATGTTACCTTTATATCTGTTGACAAATGCCAAGGGGCAGCAGATGAGTATAGAGCTAAAGAATGGTGAGGTCGTCGAAGGTGAACTGACGAATGTAGATAACTGGATGAATTTGACACTTTCCAACGTTACGCAGTACGAGTCTACAGGAGAAAGCGGGGTCAAGACAACAGAAGTTTATCTAAGAGGGACTTACATCAAATACATCAAGATGAGCGACTCGATAATCGACCAGGTTAAGCAGCAAATTAACAGCAACCACGGCAATGCCAACGGTGGAAAcagaagaaataataaataCAATAATGCGGGCAGTGGACCTGGGCAGAACGGCAACTACAGAAGGAATAACCAGAACAGAAAGCCATATAACTCAAATGCGGGTAACCAGCGTCGGTACAACCAGCATCCAAGgcaacagcagcagtaCCAGCAGCAGGGCGCACAAAGCAATGGAACGGGCGGCTATGTACAACAGCATCAATCGTTAAACAGCAATGTAGAATTTTAG
- the TMN3 gene encoding Tmn3p (similar to Saccharomyces cerevisiae YER113C; ancestral locus Anc_7.411), protein MNLKGRVWCCLAGAVLLLVIYRNSQQRHTGKRDNVISDWWIQPNYYKFGDSVELIVNKVESDLTQLPFAYYDLPFTCPPTQYKKPLHLSLNEIIRGDRKWQSDYILKFGEDNSCQTLCSRKTTAKGIQEAKKLVEQGYVVQWLIDDELPAATTFISTIDEKKYYASGYPLGFVDEITGKAYLNNHVMLVIRYNPVDADRSTIVGFEVYPRSVSDFGCPGASKDHKHYELIVPEDKDDLTFIPVTYSVYWREEYNVNWENRWNFFLNSGELSEDSSKKFHWMSLANSVGILLLITFTTVINLIKVLKKGDSEADLMDISLDNIENNDSIYIIAKDWLLETDGSSLWVKILTIFTAMGVQVFFTIFGSLTISCSLNKLHNIRNSVFTLALLCFVAGAFAASSIGTWLNLSLQEFSSTNDIGYRGASHYNTIFALLCGSALPGLVMISTLILNSVIWAKDSTHALPFGTVAQFISIYFIICIPLSYFGGIATTKIYRSNKQRFTLIKMSPIRMENLLKQKKPMIYKMSESDTKPMKSQLKSYLGIILSGGIPPFIVIYVELQYVYKSLWLEKTTFYYFYGFLLANIALLCILVCEISLLGCFVFMKLAKSSKKHQKDNWRWKCFITGTSCAWYMELYSLYYIFRILRIRGFSSIFISVCYSAIFNITCGLAMGSLGYLACCWFVNRVYIVKYEKK, encoded by the coding sequence ATGAACCTCAAGGGACGGGTATGGTGCTGTTTAGCAGGTGCAGTGCTACTACTCGTGATATACAGAAACAGTCAACAACGACATACTGGCAAACGCGACAACGTGATATCTGATTGGTGGATACAGCCCAACTACTATAAATTCGGAGACAGTGTTGAGCTAATTGTCAATAAAGTAGAGTCAGATTTGACGCAATTGCCGTTTGCGTATTACGATTTGCCTTTTACATGTCCACCAACACAGTACAAAAAGCCATTACATCTCTCattaaatgaaattatCAGAGGGGATCGCAAGTGGCAAAGTGActatattttgaagtttgGAGAAGATAACAGTTGTCAGACGTTATGTTCACGAAAAACCACGGCTAAAGGAATTCAAGAGGCCAAGAAGCTAGTAGAACAGGGTTATGTTGTACAATGGCTGATAGATGACGAGCTTCCAGCTGCAACAACATTTATTTCTactattgatgaaaagaaatattatGCATCAGGATACCCACTAGGGTTTGTGGATGAGATTACAGGGAAGGCTTACTTGAATAATCATGTTATGCTGGTGATAAGATATAATCCAGTTGATGCCGATCGATCTACTATAGTCGGATTTGAAGTCTATCCTCGATCTGTAAGTGATTTTGGATGTCCTGGGGCATCTAAAGACCACAAACATTATGAACTCATAGTACCTGAAGACAAGGATGATCTCACATTTATCCCTGTAACATACTCGGTCTACTGGAGGGAGGAATATAATGTGAACTGGGAAAATAGATGGAATTTCTTTCTGAACAGTGGTGAACTATCTGAAGATTCGTCCAAAAAATTCCATTGGATGAGCTTGGCAAATTCTGTTGGAATTTTACTGTTGATAACATTCACTACTGTCATTAATCTGataaaagttttgaaaaaaggtgaCTCTGAGGCTGATTTGATGGATATCTCATTAgacaatattgaaaataatgattcTATCTATATAATTGCGAAAGACTGGCTTTTGGAAACCGATGGATCATCTCTCTGGGTTAAAATTTTAACAATCTTCACTGCCATGGGTGTTCAAGTATTTTTTACAATATTTGGCTCGTTGACAATCAGTTGTTCACTGAACAAATTGCATAACATACGGAATTCTGTCTTCACATTAGCTCTACTCTGTTTTGTGGCCGGAGCGTTCGCTGCTTCATCGATTGGTACCTGGTTGAATTTGAGCCTTCAAGAATTCTCGTCGACAAATGATATTGGTTACAGGGGCGCATCTCATTACAATACCATTTTCGCATTACTGTGTGGCTCAGCATTACCAGGATTAGTTATGATCAGTACTTTGATATTGAACTCTGTAATCTGGGCAAAGGATTCAACTCATGCATTACCATTCGGCACTGTAGCACAATTTATCTccatatatttcattatctGCATTCCGTTGAGCTATTTTGGAGGAATCGCTActacaaaaatatatcgATCAAACAAGCAGCGTTTTACATTAATTAAGATGAGCCCAATAAGAATGGAAAATCTGctaaaacaaaaaaaaccCATGATATACAAAATGTCAGAAAGCGATACAAAGCCGATGAAGAGTCAGCTGAAGTCTTATCTGGGAATTATATTATCGGGAGGTATACCACCATTCATAGTAATTTACGTTGAACTGCAGTACGTTTACAAATCTCTTTGGCTGGAGAAAACGACATTTTACTATTTTTACGGATTCTTGCTGGCTAATATTGCATTGCTGTGCATCTTGGTTTgtgaaatttcattattagGATGTTTCGTTTTCATGAAACTGGCTAAAAGTAGcaaaaaacatcaaaaagataATTGGAGGTGGAAATGTTTCATCACAGGTACTAGCTGTGCGTGGTATATGGAACTGTATTCATTATATTACATCTTCAGAATCTTGAGAATTCGCggattttcttcaattttcatATCGGTCTGTTACAGTGCTATCTTTAATATAACGTGCGGTTTGGCAATGGGATCGCTTGGCTATCTGGCATGCTGCTGGTTTGTCAATCGTGTCTACATTGTCAAGTatgagaaaaaatga
- a CDS encoding uncharacterized protein (similar to Saccharomyces cerevisiae BOI1 (YBL085W) and BOI2 (YER114C); ancestral locus Anc_7.413): MSTRKFPVLSQLDTKSTSISNDTIPNRTFSSSQCGSSMNAVYIAINEYSKRMEDELDMKPGDKIQVITDDEEYHDGWYYGRNLRTKEEGLYPVVFTQEISPDTRPSVMRAKSSKRVASSGNGSNSNLSSFSQTGSTSELPTPTPLETASQIPLSLRKSFIDRKASLKTTMSDIDRALEELRTDSIGSRENMTQNLTHETILSSTRDLDISDPATASSTKSNDTTSLGLNVAANSINGISKDKLEPSKVNAWTPEEVTAFFIMSGFDIQSASRFQQHKVSGSILLQLELAHLKELDIDSFGTRFEIHKEIELLKEASDSVNMDETSKVDNSTQLMPPAFLNQNPSYRGHLRKVSQSLDDLPQKSPSNPLLERPSNVKVAQQRPFSIIDKFSEHNGMNSNNGTNSYSNNQMQNNHNNLNYNNYATPELGTPKAIITPQELKENVDPSLFTSPRRAPKPPSYPSPMQPPKSPSFSKDQNTWSGRTYSPPTIYEKAMSTSSEVPDPFKFPPPQSPHLQDYKVETGTPLAENSGMLFPSLNSDSGNRSSVIYSGHRKNRSGGSFVDLFNRVSQLSPGTQLQADELSGMNNNVDFNARPSSSIYVGHSRTASVARVRHPSQNSELKKHRRTSSMLSFFSAKNEDRPSSPIKGSQNFGHAGSHSRKNSYTVSPIKQQQNQDIIAPFSPSAKPPKISPDSSVPSRVGSSSPMKQRTSKKEETKRRSVSAKETSKDSLDDSNSTPAEDDKKKRSVSEAIKGKGTRVKTTRKQQTSAFMEGIRNVSVKDAMINADCSGWMSKKGSGAMGVWKTRFFTLHGTRLSYFASTTDSRERGLIDITAHCVIPAKEDDKLVSLYAASTGKGRYCFKLLPPAPGSKKGLTFTQPRVHYFAVDSKDDMRAWMAALIKTTIDIDTSVPIISSCATPTVSLSRAQEMLSEAREATRLREQQRYLNEEDEDQMLWESQQRQTSAGDDDMLGSAINISSNGNTTVNSTGFASPYLLASGALSPSIAMNGEKFQDRVKNNDYVGIKMASPGQPL, encoded by the coding sequence ATGAGCACGAGAAAATTTCCTGTTCTCTCTCAGCTGGATACAAAGAGTACCAGTATTTCGAATGACACAATTCCGAATAGGACATTTAGCAGCTCTCAGTGTGGTAGTAGTATGAACGCAGTATATATAGCCATTAACGAgtattcaaagagaatggAAGATGAGTTGGACATGAAACCCGGCGATAAAATACAAGTCATAACCGATGATGAGGAATATCATGATGGTTGGTATTATGGGCGTAATTTACGGACTAAAGAAGAGGGGCTCTATCCTGTTGTCTTTACACAAGAAATTAGCCCTGATACGAGGCCATCCGTAATGAGAGCTAAATCTTCCAAAAGGGTTGCTAGTTCAGGTAATGGAAGCAATTCCAACTTATCTAGCTTTTCGCAAACAGGATCTACAAGTGAACTACCGACCCCGACTCCTTTAGAGACGGCTTCTCAAATACCTTTGAGTTTAAGAAAGAGTTTTATCGATCGGAAAGCTTCATTAAAGACAACGATGAGTGACATCGATAGAGCTTTAGAGGAACTAAGAACGGATTCTATTGGATCCAGAGAAAATATGACCCAAAACCTGACTCATGAGACCATACTTTCGTCTACGAGAGATCTAGATATTTCTGACCCGGCAACAGCTAGTTCAACAAAATCTAATGATACCACTTCTCTTGGACTGAATGTGGCAGCAAATTCCATAAACGGTATCTCAAAAGATAAACTAGAACCATCGAAAGTGAATGCCTGGACTCCAGAAGAAGTTACGgcttttttcatcatgtCAGGGTTCGATATACAATCCGCATCAAGATTCCAGCAGCATAAAGTTTCCGGGTCTATTTTACTACAACTAGAGTTGGCACATTTAAAAGAATTAGATATTGACTCATTTGGCActagatttgaaattcataaagaaattgaactATTAAAGGAGGCAAGTGATTCGGTGAATATGGACGAAACAAGTAAGGTTGATAATTCCACACAACTTATGCCACCagcatttttgaatcaaaatcCAAGTTATAGAGGTCACCTTAGGAAAGTTTCACAGTCACTGGATGATTTACCTCAAAAAAGTCCCTCGAATCCTTTGTTAGAAAGGCCTTCTAATGTCAAAGTAGCACAACAAAGGCCGTTCTCCATTATTGACAAATTTTCCGAACACAATGGCATGAATAGCAATAATGGCACTAATAGTTATAGTAACAATCAAATGCAAAATAATCATAATAATTTAAATTACAATAATTATGCGACGCCTGAGTTGGGTACCCCGAAAGCAATTATCACCCCTCAAGAACTTAAAGAGAATGTTGATCCTAGTCTATTCACTTCACCAAGGAGAGCTCCAAAGCCACCATCATATCCTAGTCCTATGCAACCTCCAAAGTCACCATCTTTCAGTAAAGATCAAAACACCTGGTCTGGAAGGACTTATTCACCTCCAACCATATACGAAAAGGCGATGTCAACATCAAGTGAGGTTCCAGATCCTTTTAAATTTCCACCCCCTCAGAGTCCCCATCTTCAGGATTATAAAGTCGAAACTGGAACTCCTCTAGCGGAAAACTCAGGAATGCTTTTCCCCTCCCTAAATTCAGATAGCGGGAATAGATCTTCTGTTATATACTCCGGTCATAGAAAGAATCGGTCTGGTGGATCTTTCGTCGACTTATTCAATAGGGTTTCACAGCTTTCCCCCGGTACCCAGTTACAGGCAGATGAATTGAGTGGCATGAACAATAACGTTGATTTCAATGCAAGACCGTCATCCAGCATTTATGTGGGTCATTCAAGGACAGCATCCGTAGCTCGTGTTAGGCATCCTTCTCAAAACTCAGAATTAAAGAAACATAGAAGAACTTCTTCAATGTTGTCATTCTTTTCGGCAAAAAACGAGGATAGGCCGTCGTCCCCAATCAAAGGTTCTCAGAACTTTGGACATGCTGGCTCTCACAGCAGAAAAAACTCATATACCGTAAGTCCAATTaaacaacagcaaaatcAGGATATTATAGCACCATTTTCTCCCTCAGCCAAGccaccaaaaatttcaccGGATAGCAGTGTTCCTAGCAGAGTAGGATCCTCCTCGCCGATGAAACAAAGGACTTCTAAAAAGGAGGAGACGAAAAGGAGATCTGTTAGTGCCAAAGAAACTAGTAAGGACTCTCTGGATGACTCCAATAGTACTCCTGCCGAAGATGATAAGAAGAAAAGGTCTGTGAGCGAAGCTATCAAGGGTAAAGGTACTCGAGTGAAGACCACTCGAAAACAGCAGACTTCAGCCTTCATGGAAGGTATACGAAATGTCAGCGTCAAAGATGCAATGATAAACGCAGACTGTTCGGGTTGGATGAGTAAAAAAGGAAGTGGTGCTATGGGAGTATGGAaaacaagattttttaCTTTACACGGAACAAGGCTATCATATTTTGCAAGTACAACAGATAGCAGAGAACGTGGCTTAATTGATATAACAGCGCATTGTGTAATACCCgcaaaagaagatgacaAACTTGTCTCCTTGTATGCCGCAAGCACCGGGAAAGGGCGCTATTGTTTCAAGCTTTTACCTCCCGCTCCAGGCTCGAAAAAGGGTTTGACGTTTACCCAACCTCGAGTTCACTACTTCGCTGtagattcaaaagatgatatGAGGGCATGGATGGCAGCGTTGATCAAAACGACCATAGACATTGATACATCTGTTCCAATAATCAGCTCCTGTGCAACACCAACGGTCTCCTTAAGCCGGGCTCAAGAGATGTTATCCGAGGCTCGTGAGGCGACAAGACTGAGAGAACAGCAAAGGTATTTAAatgaggaagatgaagatcAAATGCTATGGGAAAGTCAACAAAGACAAACTAGCGCTGGTGATGACGATATGCTCGGTTCGGCGATCAATATCTCGTCGAACGGAAATACCACTGTTAACTCCACTGGTTTCGCGAGCCCATACTTGTTGGCTTCTGGAGCGCTATCCCCTTCCATTGCAATGaatggtgaaaaatttcaagatagagtgaaaaataatgacTATGTTGGTATCAAAATGGCGAGTCCAGGTCAGCCGCTTTAA